A genome region from Melioribacteraceae bacterium 4301-Me includes the following:
- a CDS encoding DUF4352 domain-containing protein — MKKPLTFFSFLIVLFLLSTVSNAQLESSISGSKAVFKVVKIVDNYVSENQFVKPDEGKKYIAFEIVVDNTKGSKSITVPSMMIKLKDKEGYEYSIDMISAMIKPSFEGTADAGDLTRGWIGFEVPKSTKLDDLKIAYRGFADKTNWLELKKFKTTK; from the coding sequence ATGAAAAAGCCACTTACTTTCTTTTCATTTCTAATTGTGCTTTTCTTATTAAGCACAGTTTCTAATGCTCAACTTGAATCAAGCATATCTGGTTCAAAAGCTGTTTTCAAGGTAGTGAAAATAGTAGATAATTATGTTTCTGAAAACCAATTTGTAAAACCCGATGAAGGTAAAAAATATATTGCTTTTGAAATTGTTGTTGACAATACCAAAGGCAGTAAGTCAATAACAGTTCCTTCAATGATGATAAAATTAAAGGATAAAGAAGGATACGAATATTCAATTGATATGATATCGGCTATGATAAAACCTAGCTTTGAAGGGACTGCAGATGCCGGTGACTTAACAAGAGGATGGATAGGTTTTGAAGTTCCTAAATCAACTAAGTTAGATGATTTAAAAATTGCCTATCGAGGATTTGCAGATAAAACAAACTGGTTAGAACTTAAAAAATTTAAAACAACTAAATAA